One window of the Salvia splendens isolate huo1 chromosome 1, SspV2, whole genome shotgun sequence genome contains the following:
- the LOC121741922 gene encoding UDP-galactose/UDP-glucose transporter 5B-like: MAEPPSQLIQKLKENKLFKLSFAVTGIMSTLLIYGVLQEKIMRVPYGPNKEFFKYSLFLVFCNRISTSAVSAAILLGSKKVLDPVAPIYKYCAISVSNILTTTCQYEALKYVSFPVQTLAKCAKMIPVMIWGTAIMQKKYTGKDYLFAILVTIGCSIFILFPAAGDISPYSRGRESTVWGVSLMIGYLGCDGFTSTFQDKLFKGYDMDIHNQIFYTTLCSCMISFTGLILQGNLFLAIDFVSRHNDCFIDIIILSTVATISQFFISYTIRNFGALTFATIMTTRQLVSILLSCVWFAHPLTAEQLIGAVIVFGSIYSKSYFRSKPKPLPSEEAENRAVSPPRNNA; this comes from the exons ATGGCGGAGCCTCCATCGCAGCTCATTCAGAAATTGAAAGAGAACAAGCTATTCAAATTATCGTTCGCCGTGACTGGAATCATGTCCACTCTTcttatatatggagtattacaG GAAAAGATTATGAGAGTTCCATATGGTCCAAACAAAGAATTTTTTAAGTATTCATTGTTTCTTGTCTTCTGCAACCGCATTTCAACCTCTGCTGTGTCTGCTGCAATTCTACTG GGAAGTAAAAAGGTCCTTGATCCTGTTGCTCCAATTTACAAGTATTGTGCTATATCAGTGTCTAATATACTCACTACGACTTGTCAGTATGAG GCCCTTAAATATGTCAGTTTTCCAGTGCAAACGCTGGCGAAGTGTGCCAAAATGATACCTGTGATG ATTTGGGGCACTGCCATCATGCAAAAGAAGTACACTGGAAAAGATTATTTGTTTGCCATTTTAGTCACTATTGGATGctcaatatttatattatttccg GCCGCAGGTGATATTAGTCCATACAGTAGAGGAAGAGAAAGCACTGTTTGGGGTGTGTCTTTGATGATTGGTTATCTCGG GTGTGATGGCTTCACTAGCACATTTCAGGATAAACTTTTTAAAGGCTATGATATGGACATACACAACCAGATATTTTACACGACTCTTTGTTCTTGCATGATTAGTTTCACTG GTTTAATCTTACAAGGAAATCTTTTCTTGGCAATAGACTTTGTTTCTCGGCATAATGATTGTTTCATTGACATTATTATACTTTCAACT GTGGCCACAATTAGCCAGTTCTTCATTTCGTACACCATCCGCAATTTTGGAGCTCTGACCTTTGCCACCATAATGACCACAAGACAG CTGGTCAGCATTCTACTATCTTGTGTGTGGTTTGCTCACCCGCTCACCGCAGAACAATTGATTGGAGCA GTTATAGTGTTTGGTTCCATATACTCGAAAAGCTATTTTAGAAGTAAACCGAAGCCATTGCCCTCTGAAGAAGCAGAAAATAGAGCTGTCAGTCCACCAAGGAATAACGCATGA